A region from the Candidatus Electrothrix scaldis genome encodes:
- a CDS encoding peptidoglycan-binding domain-containing protein, whose protein sequence is MKNGKTLHRIIGCAVVMLTVLVFTGTGYSRTPCTTCQSCGQAQTPAPPSIDPDTELQFRDGFPGSRRDKRQQVRKLQCMLRALGYCSGEIDGWYGGSTARAVMLFLADNFQTIGYGKKVTKDQWDYLVHWAGERCTKYDKEEEPEKPKPCTTCGQQERPYYYQYQGYQGQGYQYYQQN, encoded by the coding sequence ATGAAGAACGGAAAAACATTGCACAGGATCATTGGTTGTGCGGTTGTTATGCTCACCGTGCTCGTCTTTACGGGCACAGGTTACAGCCGCACTCCCTGCACCACTTGTCAATCTTGCGGACAAGCGCAGACCCCGGCTCCGCCAAGCATTGACCCCGACACAGAACTCCAGTTCCGTGATGGCTTCCCTGGCAGCAGAAGGGACAAGCGCCAGCAGGTACGTAAACTCCAGTGCATGCTCCGCGCCCTGGGTTACTGCTCCGGCGAAATTGACGGTTGGTACGGCGGTTCCACCGCTCGCGCGGTAATGCTCTTTTTAGCCGACAACTTCCAGACCATCGGATACGGCAAAAAGGTAACCAAGGACCAATGGGATTACCTGGTTCATTGGGCTGGCGAGCGTTGCACCAAGTATGACAAGGAAGAAGAGCCGGAAAAACCCAAACCTTGCACCACCTGCGGCCAGCAGGAACGCCCGTACTACTATCAGTACCAGGGCTATCAGGGACAGGGCTACCAATACTACCAGCAGAACTAG
- a CDS encoding GDSL-type esterase/lipase family protein encodes MTAHTTKTLLMLGDSLIEWGDWASLLPDFQVINRGIAGEHTEELSARLVSEIDAVVDAGEEPEYILIMTGTNNLLMGSPYFPVILGSMLPRLIDLCPQSSITLNSIMPMQLRDLAQESITEANKELREVAQQSGCHFLDTTTPFIEQCLPVTKPGFLHDGVHLSTRGYQVWAGAIKKHMDSLSSPNNV; translated from the coding sequence ATGACAGCGCACACCACAAAGACCCTGCTTATGCTCGGCGATTCTCTGATCGAATGGGGGGATTGGGCGAGCCTTCTCCCTGACTTTCAGGTTATTAATCGCGGTATTGCCGGAGAACATACCGAAGAACTTTCAGCCCGGCTGGTCAGCGAGATTGACGCAGTTGTTGACGCTGGGGAAGAACCGGAGTATATCCTGATTATGACAGGGACCAATAACCTGCTCATGGGCAGCCCCTACTTCCCTGTCATCCTGGGCAGCATGTTACCAAGACTTATTGATCTCTGCCCGCAGAGCAGCATAACCCTGAACTCTATCATGCCCATGCAGCTACGTGACCTTGCCCAGGAATCCATCACTGAGGCCAACAAGGAACTCCGCGAGGTGGCGCAACAAAGCGGTTGTCATTTCCTTGACACGACAACCCCTTTTATCGAGCAATGCCTGCCTGTGACCAAGCCGGGTTTTCTTCATGACGGAGTACACCTGTCGACCCGAGGCTATCAGGTATGGGCCGGGGCCATCAAAAAACACATGGACAGCCTGAGCAGTCCCAATAATGTGTAG
- the folD gene encoding bifunctional methylenetetrahydrofolate dehydrogenase/methenyltetrahydrofolate cyclohydrolase FolD: MSAKIISGTETAKAIREELKKEVAELADKVVPGLVTILVGEDPASQSYVAAKNKTAHALGIHSEQVTLDAETSEEDLLALVEKYNNDEKIHGILVQLPLPKHIDEAKVLNTINPDKDVDGFHPMNVGRMVLGEKCFLPCTPHGVLELLARTGVETSGAEVVVVGRSNIVGKPVANLMLQKREAGNATVTLCHTRTKDMDYHTKRADILIVAAGVPNMIKADQVKEGVVVIDVGVNRIGVTESGKAKLAGDVEFESVKEKAAAITPVPGGVGPMTITMLMKNTVQSAKQFAGLA, translated from the coding sequence ATGAGCGCAAAAATCATCAGCGGAACCGAAACCGCAAAGGCGATAAGGGAAGAACTGAAGAAGGAAGTTGCCGAGCTGGCGGATAAGGTGGTTCCGGGGCTGGTTACTATTCTGGTTGGCGAAGATCCCGCTTCTCAGTCCTACGTTGCAGCCAAGAATAAAACCGCCCATGCCTTGGGAATTCATTCCGAGCAGGTTACTCTGGATGCCGAGACCAGCGAGGAAGACCTCCTGGCTCTGGTGGAAAAATATAATAACGATGAAAAAATTCACGGAATTTTAGTGCAGTTGCCCTTGCCAAAGCATATTGATGAGGCTAAGGTGCTCAATACTATTAATCCTGATAAAGATGTTGACGGCTTCCACCCGATGAACGTGGGGCGTATGGTCCTGGGTGAAAAATGTTTTCTGCCCTGCACCCCGCATGGTGTACTGGAACTGCTTGCACGCACTGGTGTAGAGACCTCAGGCGCTGAGGTGGTGGTTGTCGGTCGTTCTAATATTGTTGGTAAGCCGGTAGCTAACCTGATGCTGCAAAAACGTGAGGCTGGTAATGCCACCGTGACCCTCTGCCACACCCGAACCAAGGATATGGATTACCATACCAAACGGGCTGATATTTTGATCGTTGCCGCCGGTGTACCTAATATGATCAAGGCGGATCAGGTCAAAGAAGGCGTGGTTGTTATTGATGTAGGTGTGAACCGCATCGGAGTAACCGAGTCTGGCAAGGCCAAACTGGCCGGTGATGTGGAGTTCGAGTCAGTGAAAGAAAAGGCCGCTGCTATCACCCCGGTACCCGGTGGTGTTGGTCCCATGACCATTACCATGCTGATGAAAAATACCGTACAGTCCGCCAAGCAGTTTGCCGGATTGGCGTAA
- the cooS gene encoding anaerobic carbon-monoxide dehydrogenase catalytic subunit translates to MAKPNRCESCNDITASSTRDLLNQDLAKQVRTAYDRIEDRGMSACLFGSGGTCCRNCNMGPCQIIDGVESMVGICGATADTVAARNFARVVAGGAAAHTDHAREMVRGFIATAKGETPHEIKDVAKLHEMAQLFGIETEDRDKNEIAIELGERALAEFGKQDSAPLTMLKRAPEKQQKIWKEQGVEPRSVDREVVEMMHRTHMGVDQEYHNIMKQASRCSLADGWGASMLSTELTDIMFGTPVPKRAIIDLGVLREDMVNVTVHGHEPLLAESLCLAAEDEEMLALAKKAGAAGINLAGVCCTGNEILMRRGIPVAGSFIQQEMVLATGAVEAMVVDVQCVMQSVAQVVKGMHTDIITTNYRAKMPDGIHIQFDEHDAYNSAKQILTHAISNFKKRGQYYIPTDKKFDVVVGFSHETINYMLGGRFRQSYRPLNDNIINGRIRGVGALVGCEHYKHSDDVHFEIAKELIKNNVLVLATGCAAQALGKRGLMRPEAATEYAGDGLREVCETVGMPPVLHVGSCVDNSRLLIALTAMVKEGGLGDDIADLPAVGSAPLWMSEKAVAIGQYFVASGAHVIFQDLPISGAKKFSDYLLKEIKEEFGACWGVASEPMDIAKAMIAAIDEKREALGINKKKERVLMDMAMRRDLEAGKGLAGAGCGGSGGH, encoded by the coding sequence ATGGCTAAGCCTAATCGCTGCGAAAGCTGTAACGATATAACCGCCAGCTCAACACGCGACCTGCTGAATCAGGATCTTGCCAAGCAGGTTCGTACCGCCTATGACCGTATTGAGGACCGGGGGATGTCCGCCTGTCTGTTCGGCTCAGGAGGTACCTGCTGCCGTAACTGCAATATGGGACCCTGTCAGATCATTGACGGCGTTGAATCTATGGTCGGAATCTGCGGCGCCACAGCGGATACGGTTGCGGCCCGAAATTTCGCCCGCGTGGTTGCCGGAGGGGCAGCAGCCCATACTGATCATGCCCGCGAAATGGTGCGCGGTTTCATTGCCACGGCAAAAGGGGAAACGCCACATGAGATCAAAGATGTGGCAAAATTGCATGAGATGGCTCAGCTCTTTGGCATAGAGACCGAGGACCGGGACAAGAATGAGATTGCTATCGAGCTGGGCGAGCGTGCCTTAGCAGAGTTTGGGAAGCAGGACAGTGCGCCGCTGACCATGCTCAAGCGGGCTCCGGAAAAACAGCAGAAGATCTGGAAAGAGCAGGGCGTTGAGCCGCGCTCAGTGGATCGCGAAGTGGTGGAGATGATGCACCGTACCCATATGGGGGTGGATCAGGAATATCATAATATCATGAAGCAGGCCAGCCGTTGTTCTCTGGCTGACGGTTGGGGCGCTTCCATGCTGTCCACCGAGCTGACCGATATTATGTTCGGTACCCCGGTACCCAAACGCGCTATTATTGATCTCGGTGTACTCCGGGAGGATATGGTCAACGTCACGGTTCATGGTCATGAGCCCCTGTTGGCGGAGTCCCTCTGCCTGGCTGCTGAAGACGAGGAGATGCTGGCTCTGGCCAAGAAAGCCGGTGCAGCTGGTATTAATCTGGCCGGTGTTTGTTGTACCGGTAACGAGATCCTGATGCGGCGCGGTATCCCGGTTGCGGGTTCCTTTATCCAGCAGGAGATGGTGCTGGCCACTGGCGCTGTCGAGGCGATGGTCGTGGATGTACAATGTGTTATGCAGTCTGTTGCCCAGGTGGTGAAAGGTATGCACACCGACATCATCACCACCAATTACCGGGCTAAAATGCCCGATGGTATCCATATCCAGTTTGATGAGCATGATGCCTATAACTCTGCCAAGCAGATCCTGACCCATGCCATTTCCAACTTCAAGAAGCGGGGCCAGTACTATATCCCCACAGATAAGAAATTTGATGTGGTTGTTGGTTTTTCCCATGAGACCATCAACTACATGCTCGGTGGTCGCTTCCGTCAGTCCTATCGTCCACTGAACGACAACATCATCAACGGTCGCATCCGGGGTGTTGGAGCCTTGGTTGGTTGCGAGCATTATAAGCATTCCGATGATGTCCATTTTGAAATCGCTAAAGAGCTGATCAAGAATAACGTCTTGGTGCTGGCCACCGGTTGTGCGGCCCAAGCCCTGGGAAAACGAGGTCTGATGCGCCCGGAGGCAGCCACAGAGTATGCTGGAGACGGACTGCGTGAGGTCTGTGAGACCGTGGGTATGCCGCCGGTACTGCATGTGGGGTCCTGCGTGGATAACTCTCGTCTCCTTATCGCCCTGACCGCTATGGTCAAGGAAGGTGGCTTGGGAGATGATATCGCTGATTTGCCAGCAGTAGGTTCTGCACCTCTGTGGATGAGTGAAAAAGCGGTGGCCATTGGTCAGTACTTTGTTGCCAGTGGTGCCCATGTTATCTTCCAGGATTTGCCCATTAGCGGAGCCAAGAAATTCTCTGACTATCTTCTCAAGGAGATCAAGGAAGAATTCGGTGCCTGCTGGGGTGTTGCCAGTGAGCCGATGGATATTGCCAAGGCCATGATCGCAGCCATTGATGAAAAACGTGAGGCCTTGGGTATCAATAAGAAGAAAGAGCGTGTTCTCATGGATATGGCCATGCGTCGTGACCTGGAGGCTGGCAAAGGCTTGGCTGGTGCAGGTTGCGGAGGATCTGGCGGTCATTGA